In Elaeis guineensis isolate ETL-2024a chromosome 1, EG11, whole genome shotgun sequence, a genomic segment contains:
- the LOC140857560 gene encoding albumin-2-like translates to MHACRFTRAARVDNTIKVNGRFNPQSHPSRLLNIRRPVFDYRAENGTAANLVINVYRPQRDKREASTDPNSAEWYAGKVADFKSYINAAFRSSRQSEAYLFMKNEYVRVNYAPGTTGDWVVNGPLLICNGFPTLTDAAFAEYGIDCAFGSHDGSEAFVFSMNLCAQISYTPGTTNDKISKGPMTIAAMFPFFKRTVFESGVDAAFESTTSYEAYLFKGNQYALINYGSDSHLIAIRLITQGFPSLKNTIFESGIDAAFASHRYNEAYLFKGDSYALINFAPATTDDYIIGGVKKISSHWPSLRSILPRKNRGLDVHDHTIPDARSHRDHDEL, encoded by the coding sequence ATGCATGCATGCAGGTTTACAAGAGCGGCGAGAGTGGATAACACAATAAAAGTAAATGGGCGCTTCAATCCACAATCGCATCCATCGAGGTTGCTCAACATTCGGAGGCCAGTGTTTGATTACCGGGCTGAAAATGGTACGGCGGCGAATCTAGTCATTAACGTCTACCGACCTCAGCGAGACAAACGAGAGGCGTCCACCGACCCTAACTCCGCCGAGTGGTACGCTGGCAAAGTGGCTGACTTTAAGAGCTACATCAATGCTGCATTCCGTTCGTCTCGTCAAAGTGAAGCCTATCTATTCATGAAGAACGAGTACGTGCGAGTGAACTATGCTCCAGGTACGACAGGCGACTGGGTGGTGAATGGACCGCTTCTTATCTGCAATGGGTTTCCAACCCTCACGGACGCAGCATTTGCAGAATATGGAATAGACTGTGCTTTTGGGTCACATGATGGGTCTGAAGCGTTCGTCTTCTCTATGAATCTCTGTGCACAGATAAGCTACACACCGGGCACCACCAATGACAAGATAAGCAAAGGCCCGATGACCATCGCTGCGATGTTCCCCTTCTTCAAAAGGACGGTGTTCGAAAGCGGCGTAGACGCCGCGTTTGAGTCAACGACAAGTTATGAAGCTTACCTCTTCAAAGGCAACCAGTATGCTCTCATAAACTACGGTTCTGATTCCCACCTCATCGCCATCCGTCTCATCACTCAAGGCTTTCCTAGTTTGAAAAACACCATCTTTGAAAGTGGAATCGATGCAGCGTTTGCTTCGCACAGGTATAATGAGGCGTACCTATTCAAAGGAGATTCCTACGCCCTCATCAACTTTGCTCCCGCCACCACAGATGACTACATCATTGGTGGCGTGAAGAAAATCAGTTCCCATTGGCCCTCTTTGCGTAGCATCTTGCCTCGCAAAAATCGTGGTCTTGACGTTCATGATCACACTATTCCTGATGCTCGCTCACACCGTGACCACGATGAACTTTAA
- the LOC105037735 gene encoding uncharacterized protein: MSITPNSLWRGCAANFPQPVNETDERAAQFLVETVYYFNCRIAYPPLPDIEYRSSSGEEDIVRHVFRWDVTPYQQVFENGFQARRQQGTPDEVYYDLDRYVHHGGRPLDSTRPANYAFVSTTLSSAWHPSLQPGDPPREVYRYEIFAPGGIWVAETLGDRYRYPSQDEVCFVAGIAPQYIRSAQLFRLTVDGRS, encoded by the coding sequence ATGTCGATCACGCCAAATTCACTATGGAGAGGATGTGCAGCAAACTTCCCTCAACCTGTCAATGAAACCGACGAGCGTGCAGCTCAATTTTTGGTAGAAACTGTTTACTACTTTAACTGCCGTATTGCGTATCCCCCTCTGCCTGACATCGAGTACAGAAGCAGCAGCGGAGAAGAAGACATCGTCCGCCATGTCTTTCGCTGGGATGTTACCCCCTATCAGCAGGTCTTTGAGAATGGATTCCAAGCAAGGCGTCAACAAGGCACTCCCGACGAGGTCTATTACGATCTGGATCGCTACGTCCATCATGGCGGTAGGCCTCTTGATTCCACGCGGCCCGCAAACTATGCCTTCGTTAGCACCACGCTTAGCAGCGCTTGGCATCCCAGCCTCCAGCCCGGGGATCCACCGAGAGAAGTATATCGATATGAGATATTTGCTCCCGGCGGCATTTGGGTGGCCGAGACTCTTGGTGATCGTTACCGATACCCTTCCCAAGACGAGGTCTGCTTTGTTGCTGGCATCGCCCCTCAGTACATTCGCTCTGCCCAACTCTTCAGGCTTACAGTTGACGGGAGGTCGTGA
- the LOC140854676 gene encoding uncharacterized protein, translated as MSIPPNSPWRGCAANFPQPVDEDDERAAQFLVETVYDFNCRLATPPLPDIEYRSSSREEDIVRHVFRWDLTPYQEVFQNGFQARRQEDTPDEVYYNLDHYIHHGGRPLDSRRPATHAFVSTTLSSTWHPSLQPGDPPREVYRYEIYAPGGIWVAETLGDRYGFSSQEEVTFVAGIAPQYIRSAQLFRLTRDGRFTRAARVDNRIRVNGYFNPQSHPSRLLNIRRPIFDYQAENGTRANLIISIYRPQAPREKREVSIDSDGPTDWYAGDVADFESYINAAFRSSHKNEAYIFMKNEYVLMNYAPGTTDDRVVNGPLLICDGYPSLTDTAFGEHGIDCAFGSHYGDEAFIFSANLCAQINYAPGTTDDKIIKGPMTIAAMFPFFKGTVFESGVDAAFEATTRYEAYLFKGNQYALINYGSDPHLIAIRLITQGFASLKGTIFESGIEAAFASHRTDEAYLFKGDSYALINFAPGTTDDYIIGGVKKILPNWPSLRSILPRKNRGLDVHHHTKPDPDRDHDEL; from the exons ATGTCGATCCCGCCGAATTCACCATGGAGAGGATGTGCAGCAAACTTCCCCCAACCTGTCGATGAAGACGACGAGCGTGCAGCTCAATTTTTGGTAGAAACTGTTTACGACTTCAATTGCCGTCTTGCAACTCCCCCTCTGCCTGACATCGAGTACAGAAGCAGCAGCAGAGAAGAAGACATCGTCCGCCATGTCTTTCGCTGGGATCTTACCCCCTATCAGGAGGTCTTTCAGAATGGATTCCAAGCAAGGCGTCAAGAAGACACTCCGGACGAGGTCTATTACAATCTGGATCACTACATCCATCATGGCGGTAGGCCTCTTGATTCCAGGCGGCCCGCCACCCATGCCTTCGTTAGCACCACGCTTAGCAGCACTTGGCATCCTAGCCTCCAGCCCGGGGATCCACCGAGAGAAGTATAtcgatatgagatatatgctcccGGTGGCATTTGGGTTGCGGAGACTCTTGGTGATCGTTATGGATTCAGTTCCCAAGAGGAGGTCACCTTTGTTGCTGGCATCGCCCCCCAATACATTCGGTCTGCCCAACTCTTCAGGCTTACACGTGACGGGAG GTTTACAAGAGCGGCGAGAGTAGATAACAGAATTAGAGTAAATGGGTACTTCAATCCGCAATCGCATCCATCAAGGTTGCTCAACATTCGGAGGCCAATATTTGATTACCAGGCTGAAAATGGTACGAGGGCGAATCTAATCATCAGCATTTACCGACCTCAGGCTCCGCGAGAGAAACGAGAGGTGTCCATCGACTCTGATGGCCCCACCGATTGGTATGCTGGCGACGTGGCTGACTTTGAGAGCTACATAAATGCTGCATTCCGTTCGTCTCATAAAAATGAAGCCTATATATTCATGAAGAACGAGTATGTGCTAATGAACTATGCTCCGGGCACGACAGACGACAGGGTGGTGAATGGACCGCTTCTTATCTGCGATGGGTATCCATCCCTCACAGACACAGCCTTTGGAGAACATGGAATAGACTGTGCCTTTGGGTCTCATTATGGGGATGAAGCGTTCATCTTCTCTGCGAATCTCTGTGCGCAGATAAACTACGCACCGGGCACCACAGATGACAAGATAATCAAAGGCCCGATGACCATCGCTGCGATGTTTCCCTTCTTCAAAGGGACGGTGTTTGAAAGCGGCGTAGACGCCGCGTTTGAGGCAACGACAAGATATGAAGCTTACCTCTTCAAAGGCAACCAGTATGCTCTTATAAACTACGGTTCTGATCCCCATCTCATCGCCATCCGTCTCATCACTCAAGGGTTTGCTAGTTTGAAAGGCACCATCTTTGAAAGTGGAATCGAAGCAGCGTTTGCTTCGCACAGGACTGATGAGGCGTATCTATTCAAAGGAGATTCCTATGCACTCATCAACTTTGCTCCCGGCACCACAGATGACTACATCATTGGTGGCGTGAAGAAAATCCTTCCCAATTGGCCCTCTTTACGTAGCATCTTGCCTCGCAAAAATCGTGGTCTTGATGTTCATCATCACACTAAACCTGATCCCGACCGTGACCACGATGAACTTTAA